In Deltaproteobacteria bacterium, one genomic interval encodes:
- a CDS encoding FAD:protein FMN transferase, whose product MKESFSESRHHISRRHFLALSGTLGLTALSMNFPLPSEAVKFDRSLHKVSKSRLAMGTVVNMIVFHPSPAQAEEALEESFAEINRLTAFMNRFQNNSYIGRLNDSGVVSGVPPEVMTVFAASLLYYQLSGGAFDITVKPLVDLYRESFRTRQTPPTAEALLEVKTRIGSAHLRMQKQAISFERAGMGVTLDGIAKGYIIDQAMQVLQKNRIQHALINAGGDIVVHGGKGKKNPWKIAIQNPWHRNKCLDEIRLDSGAVATSGNYEVFFDREKMFHHLISPTSGAPVHNVASVTVKASSGMAADALATAAFVMGARRGASFLSRVSGAEGLIIDKHHHKILSSGWKQI is encoded by the coding sequence ATGAAAGAATCTTTTTCAGAGAGCAGACACCACATCAGCCGCAGACACTTCCTCGCCCTCAGCGGCACTCTGGGACTCACCGCCCTCAGCATGAACTTTCCTCTACCCTCGGAAGCAGTGAAATTTGACCGTTCCCTCCACAAAGTCAGCAAGAGCCGGCTGGCCATGGGAACGGTGGTAAACATGATCGTCTTCCATCCATCTCCAGCACAGGCAGAAGAGGCCCTCGAAGAAAGCTTCGCCGAAATCAATCGCCTCACTGCCTTTATGAACAGATTCCAGAACAACTCCTATATCGGACGTCTGAACGACAGCGGGGTTGTCAGCGGCGTTCCTCCTGAAGTGATGACCGTATTCGCTGCCTCGCTTCTTTATTACCAATTGAGTGGTGGTGCCTTTGACATCACTGTGAAACCGCTTGTGGATCTCTATCGAGAGAGTTTCCGAACTCGCCAAACACCTCCCACTGCCGAGGCGCTCCTGGAGGTAAAGACCAGGATCGGCAGTGCGCATCTCAGGATGCAGAAACAGGCAATCTCTTTTGAAAGAGCCGGCATGGGAGTCACTCTAGACGGCATTGCCAAAGGATATATTATTGACCAGGCCATGCAGGTCCTGCAGAAAAATCGCATCCAGCATGCTCTCATCAACGCCGGGGGAGACATTGTGGTGCACGGCGGCAAAGGCAAAAAGAACCCCTGGAAGATCGCCATTCAAAATCCCTGGCATCGCAACAAATGCCTGGATGAAATCCGGCTCGACTCCGGTGCTGTGGCCACTTCCGGAAACTATGAAGTTTTCTTCGATCGCGAGAAAATGTTTCACCACCTCATCTCTCCTACTTCAGGTGCTCCAGTGCACAATGTTGCCAGTGTCACTGTGAAAGCCTCTTCAGGCATGGCAGCTGATGCTCTGGCCACTGCTGCCTTTGTCATGGGAGCAAGGAGGGGAGCTTCTTTTCTCTCCCGCGTCTCGGGAGCAGAAGGCCTCATTATTGACAAGCATCACCACAAAATACTATCATCAGGGTGGAAACAAATTTAA